In one window of Burkholderia cenocepacia DNA:
- a CDS encoding DUF502 domain-containing protein: MMKKTTLKTVFLTGLLVLVPLAITLWVLGLIIGTMDQTLLLLPESWQPERMLGFHLPGIGAVLTLAFIFVVGLATQNFIGQKLVTWWNAVVRHIPVVGPIYTSVKQVSDTLLSSSGNAFRKALLIEYPRRGSYTIAFLTGTPGGDVVNHLTEEYVSVYVPTTPNPTSGFFLMLPKSEVIELDMSVDAALKYIVSMGVVAPSAPAPAPARRPVEPPL, from the coding sequence ATGATGAAAAAGACGACCCTGAAAACGGTGTTCCTGACCGGCTTGCTGGTTCTCGTCCCGCTCGCGATCACGCTGTGGGTGCTCGGCCTCATCATCGGCACGATGGACCAGACGCTGCTCCTGCTGCCCGAATCGTGGCAGCCCGAGCGGATGCTCGGCTTCCATCTGCCGGGGATCGGCGCGGTGCTGACGCTCGCGTTCATCTTCGTCGTCGGGCTGGCCACGCAGAACTTCATCGGCCAGAAGCTCGTCACGTGGTGGAACGCGGTGGTGCGCCACATCCCGGTCGTCGGGCCGATCTACACGAGCGTCAAGCAGGTATCGGACACGCTGCTGTCGAGCAGCGGCAACGCGTTCCGCAAGGCGCTGCTGATCGAATACCCGCGCCGCGGCTCGTATACGATCGCGTTTCTGACCGGCACGCCCGGCGGCGACGTGGTCAACCATCTGACGGAAGAGTACGTGAGCGTGTACGTGCCCACGACGCCGAACCCGACGTCGGGCTTCTTCCTGATGTTGCCGAAGAGCGAAGTCATCGAACTCGACATGTCGGTCGATGCCGCGCTCAAGTACATCGTCTCGATGGGCGTCGTGGCGCCTTCGGCGCCTGCTCCGGCGCCCGCCCGCCGTCCCGTCGAGCCGCCGCTGTAA